A single region of the Musa acuminata AAA Group cultivar baxijiao chromosome BXJ1-11, Cavendish_Baxijiao_AAA, whole genome shotgun sequence genome encodes:
- the LOC103972320 gene encoding ankyrin repeat-containing protein ITN1, with the protein MMAPQTDKGGERDLESGLARVSPSHRSSSPIRALSLSLSGKRMDQEAAASPSVSAPATPALVLSNSGKRMDQAASPSLVLSNSGKRMDSLGKKKYVKQVTGRHNDTELHLAAQRGDLAAVRQILGEIDAQMTGTAMGADFDADLAEIRAAVVNDVNEVEETPLFTAAEKGFLDVVVELLKYSDRESLTRKNRSGFDVLHVAARQGHQEIVQILLDHDPTLIKTFGQSNATPLITAATRGHTEVVNLLLEQDASLIELSKNNGKNALHFAARQGYVEIVKALLGKDPQLARRTDKKGQTALHMAVKGTSSEVVKALVDADPAIVMLPDRAGNTALHVATRKKRAEIVNLLLLLPDTNVNALTRDHKTAFDIVEGLPLSEESADIKECLSRCGACRANELNQPRDELRKTVTEIKQDVHIQLEQTRKTNKNVHGIAKELRKLHREGINNATNSVTVVAVLFATVAFAAIFTVPGGTQDTGVAVVVQKGSFKVFFIFNAIALFTSLAVVVVQITLVRGETKAERRVVEIINKLMWLASVCTTVAFIASSYIVVGRHFQWAAILVTLIGGVIMAGVLGTMTFYVVKSKRTRSIRKREKSMRRSASSSWHHNSELSDSEIDRIYAI; encoded by the exons ATGATGGCGCCTCAAACCGACAAAG GAGGGGAGAGGGACCTCGAATCGGGATTGGCCCGCGTAAGCCCTAGCCATCGGTCTTCGTCGCCCATCCGGGCACTGTCTCTGTCGCTCTCCGGGAAGCGGATGGACCAGGAAGCCGCGGCGTCCCCCTCGGTGTCGGCGCCCGCCACGCCCGCACTGGTGCTGTCGAACTCCGGGAAGCGGATGGACCAGGCGGCGTCGCCGTCGCTGGTGCTCTCCAACTCCGGCAAGCGGATGGACTCGTTGGGCAAGAAGAAGTACGTGAAGCAGGTGACCGGGCGGCACAACGACACGGAGCTCCACCTCGCCGCGCAGCGCGGCGACCTCGCGGCCGTGCGGCAGATCCTCGGCGAGATCGACGCCCAGATGACCGGGACGGCGATGGGGGCGGATTTCGACGCCGATTTGGCGGAGATACGGGCGGCCGTGGTGAACGACGTCAACGAGGTGGAGGAGACGCCGCTGTTCACCGCGGCTGAGAAGGGGTTTCTTGATGTGGTCGTCGAGCTGCTCAAGTACTCCGATCGGGAGAGCCTCACCAGGAAGAATAGATCCGGATTCGATGTTCTCCATGTCGCTGCTAGACAAGGACACCAAG AAATTGTACAGATACTTTTGGATCATGACCCAACGCTCATCAAAACTTTTGGTCAATCAAATGCAACTCCCCTTATAACTGCAGCAACAAGAGGACATACAGAAGTTGTGAATCTCTTGCTAGAACAGGATGCTAGCTTAATAGAGTTATCAAAAAACAATGGAAAAAATGCTCTGCACTTTGCTGCACGACAGGGATATGTCGAAATAGTAAAAGCATTGCTTGGGAAGGATCCACAGCTTGCCAGAAGGACTGATAAGAAGGGTCAAACTGCTTTGCACATGGCAGTGAAGGGAACTAGTTCTGAAGTTGTTAAAGCCCTTGTGGATGCTGATCCAGCTATAGTGATGCTACCGGACCGAGCTGGGAACACAGCATTACATGTTGCAACAAGAAAAAAACGTGCAGAG ATTGTAAATCTTCTACTGCTCCTCCCAGACACAAATGTGAATGCATTGACGAGAGATCATAAAACTGCTTTTGACATTGTCGAAGGTCTACCTCTTTCTGAAGAGTCTGCTGATATCAAGGAGTGCTTATCTCGTTGTGGAGCATGTAGGGCCAATGAACTGAATCAGCCACGAGATGAGCTGCGGAAGACTGTGACCGAGATAAAACAGGATGTTCATATACAGCTTGAGCAGACAAGGAAAACAAACAAAAACGTCCATGGGATTGCCAAGGAGCTCAGAAAACTTCACAGAGAGGGCATTAACAATGCCACTAACTCCGTTACTGTGGTTGCCGTGCTCTTTGCGACGGTGGCATTCGCGGCCATTTTTACAGTGCCTGGTGGAACCCAAGACACCGGAGTTGCAGTAGTCGTGCAGAAGGGGTCTTTCAAGGTTTTCTTCATCTTCAATGCCATCGCACTGTTCACGTCGCTGGCCGTGGTGGTGGTTCAGATAACTCTTGTCCGGGGAGAAACCAAGGCGGAGCGGCGAGTGGTGGAGATCATCAACAAGTTGATGTGGTTAGCCTCCGTCTGCACTACTGTTGCCTTCATTGCCTCATCATACATTGTTGTGGGTCGCCATTTCCAGTGGGCTGCCATTCTCGTGACACTGATAGGTGGTGTGATAATGGCTGGTGTTCTCGGCACCATGACCTTCTATGTGGTGAAATCAAAGCGGACCCGATCAATAAGGAAGAGGGAGAAATCCATGAGGAGGAGCGCCTCGAGCTCGTGGCATCACAACTCTGAACTCTCTGATTCCGAGATCGATAGAATATATGCCATCTGA
- the LOC103972321 gene encoding putative leucine-rich repeat receptor-like serine/threonine-protein kinase At2g19230: protein MATNLLPFVPPLLLLLLLLALSASASNFTSIDCGASGSYKDENGIAWETDESYVSNGENRVVQNPDSVPEPMRTLRVFSSRKKNCYPVSVPGGGRVLVRASFYYGNYDEKSSPPTFALQFDANSWETVAASMDQVVFHEAIYDVFAEGTAVCVAQLEQGQLPFVSAIEVRTLETDMYEGVDSSFALLLKGRLAFGAPGVVRYPSDAYDRIWDPVAASDELITTKSDTTVMDPTAVKDKPPAAVLLQAITTANVSTDVVLFLSELLPTDPVPAYINLYFAEMSHLGSKDNNTFQVYVDGDPLIDAVNPPYQSVAEYLIGLKAASASTNITLTATPEATVPPLISAMEVFVVRGGLSNGTDESDVGALIVLQQKFEVLGDWAGDPCLPAKYNADWVGCSSDPTPRITALYLSGYGLSGDLPDFSTLTALQTIDMSNNNITGRIPEFLGKLPDLKELNLADNKLSGAVPSSLTENKKIKLTICGNPSLSCSDQKPCDSSMGKPSTPRATKSSSTSLKKSRRNLVVVLEAVISLFLLVLMA, encoded by the exons ATGGCAACCAATCTCCTCCCTTTTGTTcccccgctcctcctcctcctcctcctcctcgccttaTCAGCTTCAGCTTCCA ATTTCACCAGCATAGACTGCGGCGCGTCTGGTTCCTACAAGGACGAGAACGGCATCGCATGGGAGACCGACGAGTCGTACGTCAGTAATGGCGAGAACCGAGTCGTGCAGAACCCGGACTCGGTGCCGGAGCCGATGAGGACACTGAGGGTGTTCTCGTCGAGGAAGAAGAACTGCTACCCGGTGAGCGTCCCCGGCGGCGGGCGGGTCCTCGTCCGGGCCAGTTTCTACTACGGTAACTACGACGAGAAATCCTCGCCGCCGACTTTTGCTCTCCAGTTCGACGCCAACAGTTGGGAGACGGTGGCGGCGTCCATGGACCAGGTCGTCTTCCACGAAGCCATATATGACGTGTTCGCGGAGGGGACGGCCGTGTGCGTGGCCCAGTTGGAGCAGGGTCAGCTGCCGTTCGTCTCCGCGATCGAGGTAAGGACGCTGGAGACGGACATGTACGAGGGCGTCGATTCCAGCTTCGCGTTGCTCCTGAAGGGGAGGTTGGCGTTCGGCGCTCCCGGAGTCGTGAG GTATCCAAGTGATGCATACGATCGCATATGGGATCCAGTTGCCGCCTCCGACGAGCTGATAACGACCAAGAGTGACACCACCGTCATGGACCCGACCGCCGTCAAGGACAAGCCTCCGGCAGCCGTGCTGCTGCAGGCCATCACCACTGCGAACGTGTCGACTGACGTCGTCTTGTTCCTCTCCGAACTGCTGCCGACCGACCCCGTCCCTGCCTACATCAACCTCTACTTCGCGGAGATGAGCCACCTGGGCTCCAAGGACAACAACACATTCCAGGTTTACGTCGACGGCGATCCGTTAATCGATGCAGTTAATCCACCTTACCAAAGTGTGGCCGAGTATCTCATCGGGCTAAAGGCCGCTTCGGCAAGCACCAATATCACCCTGACGGCCACGCCGGAAGCCACGGTTCCGCCTCTAATCAGCGCCATGGAGGTCTTCGTCGTTCGAGGTGGGCTGAGCAACGGAACCGACGAATCCGACG TGGGGGCTCTAATAGTCCTGCAGCAAAAGTTCGAGGTGCTCGGTGACTGGGCCGGCGATCCATGCCTCCCTGCGAAGTATAACGCTGATTGGGTGGGTTGCAGTTCGGATCCGACTCCACGAATCACAGCACT ATATCTGAGTGGATATGGGCTTTCGGGAGATCTTCCTGACTTCAGCACGTTGACCGCCCTCCAAACCAT AGATATGAGCAACAACAATATCACTGGAAGAATCCCAGAATTCCTGGGCAAGCTACCAGATCTAAAGGAGCT GAACCTGGCCGATAACAAACTAAGCGGAGCTGTACCTTCCTCGCTCACGGAAAACAAGAAGATCAAGTTGAC CATCTGCGGCAACCCGAGTTTGTCGTGCTCCGACCAGAAGCCATGTGACAGCTCCATGGGTAAGCCTAGCACACCTCGGGCTACCAAATCCTCTTCCACGTCTTTGAAGAAGAGCAGGAGGAATCTGGTTGTCGTACTCGAGGCTGTGATCTCTCTGTTCCTCCTCGTTTTGATGGCCTAA